In a single window of the Hippocampus zosterae strain Florida chromosome 6, ASM2543408v3, whole genome shotgun sequence genome:
- the LOC127602286 gene encoding leukocyte surface antigen CD53-like isoform X2, whose protein sequence is MDRSCVNRLKNLMIFLNFLCWAIHSKFASLVTTFWPIYPANTLVVTGTIVTCVCYLGVLGAMKENRCLLISFFILLFILMLIELAMACVFLVYSRVIDTYFEKDLTQSLAVYRQSGPGENQTIKEDFDAVQHLFRCCGVHGEADWMGRVPISCCVRDPCTSPIKTYWQEGCLMKLRDWFASNYRSTGAGVVTLFIIQFSCLCFNIPLFCHFARNGLGYL, encoded by the exons ATGGATCGCTCCTGTGTAAATCGTTTAAAAAACCTGATGATATTTCTCAACTTCCTGTGCTGG GCCATACACTCCAAGTTTGCATCTCTAGTCACCACTTTCTGGCCCATCTACCCCGCCAACACCCTGGTGGTCACCGGTACGATTGTTACCTGTGTGTGTTATCTGGGTGTGCTTGGAGCTATGAAGGAGAATCGCTGCCTTCTCATCAGC tttttcatcctGCTGTTCATCCTGATGCTGATAGAGCTGGCCATGGCTTGTGTATTCCTGGTTTACAGCAGAGTG ATCGACACATACTTTGAAAAAGACCTGACACAAAGTTTGGCGGTCTACAGGCAGTCCGGTCCTGGAGAGAACCAGACCATTAAAGAGGATTTTGATGCCGTCCAGCACTTG TTTAGGTGTTGTGGAGTTCACGGTGAGGCAGACTGGATGGGTAGAGTTCCCATCTCCTGTTGTGTCCGGGATCCCTGCACCTCCCCCATCAAGACCTACTGGCAAGAG GGCTGTCTCATGAAACTGAGGGACTGGTTTGCAAGCAACTATCGGAGCACCGGAGCGGGCGTTGTCACGCTGTTTATCATCCAG TTCTCTTGTCTGTGTTTTAACATCCcgctgttttgtcactttgctcGAAACGGGCTGGGCTACCTGTGA
- the LOC127602286 gene encoding leukocyte surface antigen CD53-like isoform X1, giving the protein MDRSCVNRLKNLMIFLNFLCWLCGAFVVAFGIFQAIHSKFASLVTTFWPIYPANTLVVTGTIVTCVCYLGVLGAMKENRCLLISFFILLFILMLIELAMACVFLVYSRVIDTYFEKDLTQSLAVYRQSGPGENQTIKEDFDAVQHLFRCCGVHGEADWMGRVPISCCVRDPCTSPIKTYWQEGCLMKLRDWFASNYRSTGAGVVTLFIIQFSCLCFNIPLFCHFARNGLGYL; this is encoded by the exons ATGGATCGCTCCTGTGTAAATCGTTTAAAAAACCTGATGATATTTCTCAACTTCCTGTGCTGG CTATGTGGAGCGTTTGTGGTTGCCTTTGGGATATTTCAGGCCATACACTCCAAGTTTGCATCTCTAGTCACCACTTTCTGGCCCATCTACCCCGCCAACACCCTGGTGGTCACCGGTACGATTGTTACCTGTGTGTGTTATCTGGGTGTGCTTGGAGCTATGAAGGAGAATCGCTGCCTTCTCATCAGC tttttcatcctGCTGTTCATCCTGATGCTGATAGAGCTGGCCATGGCTTGTGTATTCCTGGTTTACAGCAGAGTG ATCGACACATACTTTGAAAAAGACCTGACACAAAGTTTGGCGGTCTACAGGCAGTCCGGTCCTGGAGAGAACCAGACCATTAAAGAGGATTTTGATGCCGTCCAGCACTTG TTTAGGTGTTGTGGAGTTCACGGTGAGGCAGACTGGATGGGTAGAGTTCCCATCTCCTGTTGTGTCCGGGATCCCTGCACCTCCCCCATCAAGACCTACTGGCAAGAG GGCTGTCTCATGAAACTGAGGGACTGGTTTGCAAGCAACTATCGGAGCACCGGAGCGGGCGTTGTCACGCTGTTTATCATCCAG TTCTCTTGTCTGTGTTTTAACATCCcgctgttttgtcactttgctcGAAACGGGCTGGGCTACCTGTGA